Proteins co-encoded in one Daphnia carinata strain CSIRO-1 chromosome 3, CSIRO_AGI_Dcar_HiC_V3, whole genome shotgun sequence genomic window:
- the LOC130697347 gene encoding sodium bicarbonate cotransporter 3-like has product MASNNQEPPSILVNEGDTGVRVLSPSPGVKRRSLRNRRSDAMHDLPPSMRVRFILGEDADKPGQNEPRPIFSEMEEFKSDDGTDGEWKEVARWIKFEEDVEDGGNRWTKPFVGTLSLHALFEFRSALLNGTLMLDAEATTVEEVVKVIVDKVCSTHQLTADQKNQMMEVMACPHRHLYEVQKSAPLLMSEKSRNSSAKNLTESRSKVGLALPSVPSMTNTANAAKGNSPFMKKIPPGAEVNNVLVGEVDFLDKPVSAFVRLSKAVVLGDFAEVRLPSRFFFLLLGPKGQLEDYREVGRVVATLMSDEVFNAVAYRAKNRDHLLAGIDEFMDAVTILPPGEWDPSIRIEPPTNVPSQEPRKNPDKPPEEKEDPALEELKILESQGLVRTGRFFGGLIDDVKRKLPFYKSDFTDAFAVQSIASITFLYFASLSPIITFGGLLGDATENRLAALESLCAGCICGIIYSLFAGQPLALLNATGPVLVFEGILYSFCSKNGYDYLSLRLWVGVWMGVFMITLCAFEISAWVAYITRFTEENFALLIASIYVYKAFEKIINIGIDYPLFPPAPKLNATDCYCYPSNETLSLAQDALGEMGPYNWTGLLTNSCAEIWNGTLMGEDCFPKPWYPNVFLMSVLLSVFTYSVCVTLKGMKHTLYFPYKVRSLISDFAVFISICSMTGLDFYAGVQTPKLFVPSDFKPTWPGRGWIVNPIHPDNPWWIIPGAMLPAALATILLFLDQQITAVIVNRKENKLKKGCGYHLDLFVLAILTALMGLMGLPWHVAGTVICINHVNSLKQESETAAPGEKPVFLGVREQRVTHLVIFLLVGLSVFMTPILKFIPMPVLYGVFLYMGTAPLSEMHFFDRLRIIFMPAKYQPDFNYLRKVPLKRVHMYTAIQLVCFAVLWVVKTNETISISFPLMLVIMIFIRKALDYVFTREELHVLDSVIPPFRRSKKPPQVESGSKSVVNGKGQSYSALPKNSSKVNISDEVARSGAWLHVNHSKSTFQDGTEMTSYRRKDYGDAKVSDDENEPLTFLSGTKRIQIQPGTKHNQ; this is encoded by the exons GTGATACAGGGGTGAGAGTTTTAAGCCCGTCTCCTGGTGTTAAGAGGCGATCTCTCCGCAACAGGAGGTCGGATGCGATGCATG atttgCCGCCGAGTATGCGAGTTCGTTTTATCTTGGGTGAGGATGCGGATAAACCAGGTCAAAATGAGCCACGTCCCATCTTTTCCGAAATGGAGGAGTTTAAAAGCGATGATGGTACTGATGGCGAATGGAAAGAAGTTGCTCG ATGGATCAAGTTTGAAGAGGACGTGGAAGACGGCGGTAACCGATGGACTAAACCTTTCGTCGGCACCTTGTCACTTCACGCGCTCTTCGAATTTCGTAGCGCTTTGCTAAATGGAACTTTAATGCTGGATGCGGAGGCTACTACTGTCGAGGAAGTGGTTAAGGTCATTGTCGACAAAGTCTGCTCTACTCATCAACTGACGGCCGATCAGAAGAACCAA ATGATGGAAGTCATGGCCTGTCCTCATCGACATCTTTACGAAGTCCAAAAATCCGCCCCACTACTGATGAGCGAGAAAAGCCGCAACAGTTCGGCGAAAA ATTTAACCGAATCACGCTCGAAAGTCGGCCTAGCTTTACCCAGCGTTCCGTCCATGACAAACACCGCGAATGCCGCAAAA GGAAATTCACCGTTCATGAAGAAGATTCCACCTGGAGCCGAGGTGAACAACGTTCTAGTGGGAGAAGTTGACTTTCTGGACAAGCCGGTTTCGGCTTTCGTTCGGTTGTCCAAGGCCGTTGTTTTAGGTGATTTCGCCGAAGTCCGACTACCttcgcgtttcttttttctgcttctCGGACCCAAG ggACAATTGGAGGATTATCGCGAGGTAGGCCGAGTTGTGGCCACCTTGATGTCCGATGAAGTTTTCAATGCCGTTGCATACCGCGCAAAGAATCGCGACCATCTCTTGGCTGGCATTGATGAATTTATGGATGCTGTCACCATTCTGCCGCCCGGTGAATGGGATCCGTCTATTCGTATCGAACCCCCGACCAATGTACCTTCTCAAGAGCCGCGAAAGAATCCCGATAAGCCACCAGAAGAGAAGGAAGACCCTGCTTTGGAGGAGCTCAAAATTTTGGAAAGCCAAGGCCTCGTCCGTACCGGACGTTTCTTTGGTGGCTTGATCGACGACGTGAAGCGCAAACTTCCATT TTACAAGTCGGATTTTACCGATGCGTTCGCCGTCCAGAGTATTGCATCAATCACCTTCTTGTACTTTGCTTCCTTGTCACCGATTATCACCTTTGGTGGACTGCTGGGAGATGCCACTGAGAACCGACTGGCGGCGCTTGAATCTCTCTGCGCTGGATGCATTTGTGGAAT AATCTATTCCCTGTTTGCCGGACAGCCCCTCGCCCTGTTGAATGCCACTGGCCCTGTCCTGGTTTTCGAAGGTATTCTCTACAGTTTCTGCAG TAAAAACGGCTACGATTACCTTTCACTCCGCTTATGGGTGGGTGTCTGGATGGGTGTCTTTATGATCACCCTTTGTGCCTTTGAAATCTCCGCTTGGGTGGCCTACATCACACGTTTTACTGAGGAGAACTTTGCACTCCTTATCGCATCCATCTACGTGTACAAG GCGTTCGAGAAAATCATAAACATTGGAATAGACTATCCACTTTTCCCTCCTGCACCCAAGCTGAATGCCACGGATTGCTATTGTTATCCGAGCAATGAGACTTTGTCATTGGCCCAAGATGCCTTAGGTGAAATGGGTCCTTACAATTGGACGGGATTGCTAACTAACAGTTGCGCAGAG ATATGGAATGGCACTCTGATGGGCGAAGATTGTTTCCCAAAACCATGGTATCCCAACGTTTTCTTGATGTCCGTCCTCTTGTCCGTTTTCACCTACAGCGTCTGCGTCACCTTAAAGGGAATGAAACACACACTCTACTTTCCTTACAAA GTACGCTCATTGATTAGTGATTTCGCCGTTTTTATCTCCATCTGCTCGATGACTGGCTTGGACTTCTACGCTGGCGTTCAAACTCCCAAACTCTTT GTCCCCAGTGATTTCAAACCCACTTGGCCGGGACGTGGCTGGATTGTCAACCCTATCCATCCGGACAATCCTTGGTGGATTATTCCGGGTGCCATGCTTCCAGCTGCCCTTGCCACCATTCTACTCTTCCTCGACCAGCAAATTACGGCTGTCATCGTCAACCgcaaggaaaacaaattgaag AAAGGATGCGGCTATCATTTGGACTTGTTCGTTTTGGCCATTCTAACGGCTCTGATGGGCCTGATGGGTCTCCCATGGCACGTCGCCGGTACCGTTATTTGCATTAACCACGTCAACTCATTGAAACAAGAATCAGAAACAGCTGCCCCCGGCGAAAAGCCCGTCTTCCTTGGTGTTCG AGAGCAACGTGTCACGCATTTGGTTATCTTTTTACTGGTTGGTTTGTCCGTATTCATGACACCAATCCTTAAATTCATTCCAATGCCCGTCCTGTACGGCGTCTTTCTCTACATGGGAACGGCTCCATTATCAGAGATGCACTTTTTCGATCGCCTGCGCATCATTTTTATGCCTGCCAAGTACCAACCAGACTTCAACTACCTGAGGAAAGTGCCATTGAAGCGAGTTCACATGTACACGGCCATCCAGTTGGTTTGCTTCGCCGTTCTGTGGGTTGTCAAGACCAATGAAAcgatttccatttctttcccACTGATG TTGGTGATTATGATCTTTATCCGAAAAGCCTTGGACTATGTCTTTACCAGAGAAGAGTTGCACGTTTTGGACTCGGTTATCCCACCATTCCGCAGGAGTAAGAAACCACCGCAAGTGGAA TCTGGATCCAAATCGGTTGTTAATGGCAAAGGACAAAGTTATTCGGCATTGCCTAAAAACAGCTCGAAAGTCAATATTAGTGACGAAGTGGCAAGATCAGGCGCATGGCTTCACGTCAACCACAGCAAATCTACATTCCAAGA TGGCACTGAGATGACCAGCTATAGGAGAAAAGATTATGGTGATGCGAAAGTGAGTGACGACGAAAATGAACCTCTCACTTTCTTATCAGGAACCAAAAGAATTCAAATACAG CCTGGCACAAAACACAATCAGTGA